The Aedes aegypti strain LVP_AGWG chromosome 1, AaegL5.0 Primary Assembly, whole genome shotgun sequence sequence tccaccgatgatgtacagattgcccgtttgtcaacgtttaaacggcaggacgtacaaatgcgtaaatttgtattcaatgtagacattggagcataaccagccgctttcagtttatctatggtgctttcggtgagatttcgtagctctttcgaacactttttttctgcaaacgtcctgcaacagttgagaaagcgactactcatgttgctcgttacattttaataaacaaaatcacttttaagtttttactgactagtttggtgtcgtttgcttgactgaagaaaaattttacaattaaatcttttataaccatagtggtagtatatttttagcttttttcgTGAgcatgttcatggtatgtacctatcatgtttttgatgttgttgaagttactcgctttctcccaaatatgattaacaaagtctattctctaccaaggcgggtctatacccaggtgtaatcagattttaactttgtggagaaaaccagcgccgagaaaaccgacctgctttacgtatactagatcacctgggtatagacccgccttgttctctacgaggtaaactttttgcaggtaaactagtcgtatacctgtatagaaaactttttttttgtagtttttgtcttcaatattagatttcttataggtttcttttatcaaaaggtttcaacactattgagagaatttttcttcagttacgtacaataaaaaatatgacactatcaagactttagatcacaacactggatcgcgtctaactttctaatagatgctataatagttatgaataattaaataaaatatcatgaaaacaacttgttaacctcatgtggtacccttaacaaaaaattcagcaacaaactgcggtcctaaaaaaaattaacaatgaaaaaaaaaattcactaagtgtcaaatttgtgaaatatttgaaatgtcataacttttttgtttattggcttaccatcaccaaatttttatggtagatagctaatataatggaccgttttccctcataaaattacgttggtattccgatagggttttgagatatttgagtttttgtgacaaaaatgatgttttttaatgcaaaacaaaatttatttttactgtgtgtattttttttttggaatctttatttagttgtctaactttgtttctttagttgtctaacaatcgaacgaaccgtttttgctgtgcggctttttgaatatttttgaaccattttcacatacacccttttgaaaagttagtcgtgactcatcttgaagatttgatatcggaaaatgacgatttagatggaactgaaaaactgtgcaaagtttcagatatttttgaaattgtcgatcagaatcgacttgcatgcctccgtggaatccctcaacaGCTTAGTTGTAGTGGACCTCTTCGgcatgaatccgtgttgggtctCAGAGATATAAAGAGAACAGTTATGTGTAATGAACTCCAAAACTAtcagttcaaacaattttgagaCCGCACACAGGGCAGCAATTTCCCGATAATTAGAAACGTCATGTTTACAACCTTTTTTGTAAATGGGAAATACGAATGAATCTTTACAATGACTGGGAAACGTTCCACATTTTAAcgacaaattaaaaatgaatgatAGTGGGGCAGACAGCCTTGATGAGCACCTTTTCAGGATGATGGATGGGATTGCATCTGGACCGGGGCTCGAAGATTATTGAGCTTGCACAATGCTGTTTCCACCATTTGGGTTGTGATTGTAGTGTGCTGACCGTATGATGAGTGGTGAGGTACATGATTAGCTCAGCTCTCAAAACTTCATCATCATTTAGTAGCTCGTCATTAAACACACTTGAGAAATGTTCATGGAAAAGATCACAAATTCTAGCGATTGATGATGTTTCGACATTTCCAAGTTTCATAGAAGACGGTAGACCGCTTTCTTTGCGCTGGCCGTTGATATAACTCCAGAACTTTTTAGGATTGTTTTTCAGATCGAGTTGCATGCGTTGCTGATAATCGGAGAAAAGTTGATCGTTCAAGTCTTTGTACATGCTATTTGATGCATTGTACTGTAACTTGAAGAAATCAGTCTGGTGCATGGAGTAATTTTTAAGATGGCATCTTTTGAGAGATTTCAGCCTTTTTAGATGAGAATTGGACCGTGGAGGATAAGGCTTCGACCGTTTTTGACTTTTTGGTGTAAAACGATCGATAGCATACAACAAAAcgttggaaaaagttttcactACTGAACTGATCTCACTATCTGCCAGAATTGATTCCCAGTCGATTCCAAGAAGAAAGGTGTTCATATAcataaagtttgttttgttgAAATCGTAGTACATGGAATCCGCGATGTCGATGTACTTGAGTGGCTGGGGCACGCTGAAGCTAATGTGCAATGGAGGATGATGGCAACCGGTTTTAACGAGAGGACCTGGGGCAGCCGATAATTTGATGCTGTTGCTGGACAGAAGCTCTTCGGTGATGTAACAGAGATCCAAGCAACGACCATTACTGTTGGGAACATCATTGATTTGACATAAATTAGCTAAACTATATTGACTTAGATGTGTCGGGGAACATAAAATTTGTTCTAGCATGGGTCCACGATATTCCAGGCAAGTTAAAGTCGCCGATTATGATGATTTTGTCGGTGAGTTGCATTTAGAAGTAATCCAGGTTAGACTATCAAGTGTAAACCTAGTCAAGTTAACAGATACCCAAATTTGTTCCACAATTGTACAATTTGGAGGGTAAAGCTGTTTACAAGCTAGCGTCGAGCGTAGAGCTAATAGGACACCTTCCCCGCGAATTTTACGACTCTTGAATTAATTTCGATCCTGCCTGAACACGATATAGTCACTACCAAACATTTGTTTGGAAAGCTTACCTTCATCTAACCATGTTTCAGGGAAAGCAACGAGATCATATGAACAAGCGTCTGAGCATGCAAGATTGTAGGAGTGCAAGGAAGAATTTATTGCTCCAACGTTCTGACAATAAAGCGACAGAACGTTGTCTAGACGCGAGATGATTGGAAACGGCCCGgcggtgatggcattcggggttgaaCCTTGTTGGAGTTGGAATAATGTTGTGGAATCGCTCGTTGAAGagttgaagtgggtacattcgCTGGATgaagaaaaattgatttgaagcattaggagaaattatccttgaaggTTGAAGAAATCCTTTCCAGAACTTGACATTTaaagagaagtcaaggaagttaTCTGGATGAATATGAAAACAATTTATTCTCAACTCACAGTTGATTAGGAATAAGCTATTttagtaatgatttttttttcttaaaacggTGCTGTACAAACATTTAATTTATAAAcaaataagaaatgaagagATTCTAAGAATCCATGTCATTTGGTAAGATAAATGTAGGGAACTATAATTCCAGGCTTACTTTTCTGAAGATGCAGAAAAAATTCCTCcccattacattcatttcttatatctaggtgtgcTGTTTCATTAGAcagcactatcatcctaatttgataaaacaaatttaagattttattaacattttgttaacaacatattacatttcatttgccgtagccattcagattttttacaggtgagttgattgcacctgcttataagagaaaaaaaaacacgttttaaattaacctaaatatataacgcgttaatcatggcaatagaagattgtaacgatatttgcctgaaatttttaattattttatttggcatttgttccaatgtttcaacattggatattatatgtaactcattgatactataccagggaggaagcttcagaatcattttctaaattttattttgaattctctgcagagcttttttcctggtattacaacagctagtccatattggtacagtatACAACATGgcttgcctgaaaatttgtttggataTCTAAAGCTTGTTCTCAatacaagttttgattttctattaataaggggatagagacattttacatatttgttacatttggcttgaattcccttaatgtgatttttgaaagttaaattcttatctagcatgagccctagatacttaacttcatctgaccaattttttGAAGCCCCTCTCAtcttgacaacatgtctacttgaaggtttcaaataaagagcttttggtttatgtgggaatattattagttgtgttttggaagcattaggagaaatcttccatttttgcaagtatgaagaaaaaatatccaaacttttttacaaTCGATTACAGATGACACatcgtcctttggtggagaggcctgtgtcatccgcaaacaaggaattttgacatccctgaggtaactcaggtagaccaagctgagggtcgtgggtttgaatcccaccggtcgaggatcttttcgggttggaaattttctcgacttcccagggcataaagtatcatcgtacctgccacacgatatacgcatgcaaaaatggtcattggcatagtaagctctcagttaataactgtggaagtgctcataagaacactaagctgagaagcaggctctgtcccagtaaggacgtaacgccagaaagaagaagaagaggtaactcaggtaagtcagatgagaaaatattgtataatattggtctcaaaatgCTGCATTGAGGAACACTAGACcttacagaaagtctttcagacctggagttctgataatcaatctgaagtgtatgatttgatagataactttcaattattctaacaatgtatgttggaaaattaaagttttttaaattttacaatcaagacTTCATACCAAACACTATCAAATgccttttctatgtctagaagagcaagaccagtagaatagccttcagatttgatggaacgaatcaaattcgttacacgtaaaagttgatgagtggtcgaatgttcatggcggaatccgaaccgaaaatatatcaactaagaatgataagctactttctggaagtttcttgatgaggatgtagaaaattctatcatcgccaggagctttcatatttttgaatttttttaataatagttctcacttcttccaaatcagtctcccaggaattttcgaaaacgttctcttgattgagaatgctttcgaagtcctgagtaacttgaatttcaattggATTAGTGAGTCCTACATTAAAATTGTgcgtgctttcaaactgcatagcaagtttttgagctttttcgcaattagttagtaataatttgttttcctctttcaatgcctgtattggcttctgaggttttttttttcaaaattttagataatttccaagagggcttagagccagggtccaattgagaaattttattttcaaaatttttgtttcttaattgtgaaaaacgtttcttgatttctttctgcaaatcctgccatataattttcatagcaggatcacgagtgcgttgaaattgccttctcctcacgtttttaagacggatcaagagttcaagatcatcgtctataatcacggattcaaatttaattttacatTTTGGAATTACAATGCTCCTAGTTTCAACAATGAAATTtgataaagtttcaagagcattgtcaatatcaagttttgtttgtaaagaaatgttaacatcaagattagagtcaataaatgtttcatatatattccagtcggctcgtaaataattataagtggagctgatagtattgagaatcgcttcatgggatatttgaaatgtaacaggggtattatcagaatcaaaatcagtatGAGTAGCTAGTTGGCTACGAAGATGGCTAGAATttattaagaccaaatcaatcgtagatggatttctagaagaggaaaaacacaaGGGCTATCacggtattgaattgagaaatatcctgaagagtactcatcaaacaaaattctgccgttggaattactttgagaattatttcatgaccgatgttttgcattaaagtcaccaatgacaaaaaaaattgacttattgcgagtcaattttcgcaagttaatttgctgtccagagcattgaaaaggcaaataggcagctatgaaagtatatttatcaaactgtgtttcaacataaacacctaaagtttcaaatgacaaaaacagttgatgttttatgcgcctatgaatgatgattgcaactcctccacaggccccatcaagtcgatcattacgataaacaaaataatttggatctcttttgggtttggatccaggtttcaaataagtttcagtaataactgctatatgtatgttattagctgttaaaaaactattcaaatgcactttcattttaatttaaaatataaaaaaaatatttggaccCATCAGTGAAACGTAATCCGATAACAATTttgttagtaaattttacaccaacttggactgcttcagccattgtggtggctttgaacattgcatcaatcaatagattcaattgttcagttgaaaaatcaaaatcggAGGGAGACAATTTACTAGAAGTAGTtcaattttctaatgattttttgttggaaCTATCCGTTAATGAAGAGACAGAATAGGAATTGCTTCCAGCGGCAGGGggttttccatttgatttgaagcaATTAGAAAGTATCCGTAGGAAGAAAAATCGAAGGGGAGGAACTGAAACTGCCTGCTGCAATATCGGCATAGGAGTTCCCTTGGGTAAATCGAttagaaattaaaagattcgaacggctactcgACGGAAGGAAACTAGCATGTGATTGaacatgattataatttacctgatgaGTATGATTCttaagcaagcgatcgttaactgattAATGGGCATTATTGGAGATTCTGCCAGGGGAATTCTGGGGATGAAAAACGTGCATCTTCCTAGTACGAGCCTCCACGATTCGTTTACGTAAATGGCAAACCCAATAGATAGACTTATAGTTACCCCCGAAATTTGCGCATACAttctttttggtatcttcctccGAAGGACAGACGTCCTAAGCGTGAGGAAAACCTCCGCAAATAATACATTTAGCATCTATGTGGACGTTTTaagcaccgacggcactgagtggggttctggaaattttatccaggtttctggaaatcttcccatgtcacacgggcATCGAATTTATGTCTTGCTTGCTTTTTCTAAacctttaatattatttagatcacttttgttaaagtgaactaaataatactcttgagaaagccctttccgaagaattccagaatttttttttcataatgattacttagaCTGTGGActatccaagtaaatcatttattccatttttgatctcttcgggtgacttatagtcacttgagagaatttcaagacgactttgaacaaatgtTCAGTGTTGTcgtcataagaaaaaaaaatgtgtttactctcttcaagatgtttgataAGAAGTTcgtgatctttaagagtttccggcaaaatgcGACAGTCTCCTatttttgcgatttggaaggaaaccttgattcccctaatggatgTCAAGATCTCCTGACTTAATATTTCATGAGTTTTTCCTCTGAGGTTTCATTAGGAACCTAGttattaattgtaaaatttgtatgaatcaaGCATTTCTTGAATTTGTATCACACAATAGCTTAATTTTATTTGTTACTATTCCAGTCGACGCCGATGAGATCCGTCGCTTGGGCAAGCGCTTCAAGAAGCTTGATTTGGACAACTCAGGCGCGTTGAGCATCGACGAGTTCATGTCCCTGCCGGAGCTGCAGCAGAATCCACTGGTGCAACGCGTCATAGACATCTTCGACGCGGACGGAAACGGCGAAGTCGACTTCAAGGAGTTCATCCAGGGTGTCTCGCAGTTCAGTGTCAAGGGCGATAAGCTGTCGAAGCTGAAGTTTGCCTTCCGAATATACGACATGGATAATGACGGCTTCATCTCCAATGGGGAATTGTTTCAGGTGAGTGGATTGGGTGCTTTGGTGGGGGAGAACCTGGGCTGGGACGGCACGCGCACCTATCAGCAAATGGTCTCGGTGGGGTGCGCTAAAATTAGTTCGGTCGCGACAGATGCTGCTATTTAGTGCCACGGTGTGTCTAAAACcgttattattgaaaatatggTACAAGAATTTGTCACCTACCAAttgaaagatatagtattcaagcatcttctccgtgaatttgaaaacatttcaactagggaatcgaaagttatcatgatttgatcggaatgactcatctcgtaaaaagttcgattCAAcctttattgatggaacatttttgaAGCATGTTGCATTTATTGATGGTGAAAACATTTATTGTGCTAATTTAACATTCACAAAGTGCTtcaaacttcaaagtactcttGTTATTATGTTTTCAACAAAGTATGGTCAAAATAACTGTGAAGATGCCGAAGTGTCAATCCTCCATCCaactttatttgcaaataatgtCCATCAATATAACAAAGGCATATCCAGCTTTTcaaaagcgctaatggctgccgcaaacaggctaAATGAGctctaaatttaatttaatcgaaaTTATGGTAAacatactgccgttctacgcatgtTTGTgccgcggtccataaggtttacagaacatgggacaagtaggcgttgAAGGGCAGCatataaatgtttgtaaatttaCAGAGAAGATGATTTaatatcacatgttttgaatgctttatACAAACTTGATGATTGTTCGATCCGCAACTTGATAATAATGCACTGTTCGACAACATTTTCAAGCATGTAAATATTCCTTCCTAACTGGCACAAAACTTTTgagctcagttaataactgtggaagtgctcttagaacactacgctgagtagctggctctatcccagtggggacgttaataccaagaaAAAGAAATGCTTAAATACTAAACGACAGGTGCCAAATTCTGGGACGTTTTTTTTCGTTAATTACAGTTTGAGACACACCGTGGCGCTGGGTACAAAGTCGGTGGCAGTGTAGGATGGCTGAGTAATGTTCGCACTATGCAAATCACACATGCACGGCTTCTGCTCCTAAAACAGTACCGTTCGTTGTGTTTTTCgcaaagtttcttcaggaatcagGCGCACGTGATTTGGTTCGGTTCGGTTTAAGATGCTGATTCTATAAATATAAAAAGTGCGGCTtgtatttgtttttttgttttccttgtTTTTGATTGCAAGTCAGTCAGTCAACTGAAACTAGCTGTGTATATATTTCTTCAGTACAGTGAGCATCACCTGTTTCATGGATGATGTGTACGAATGTTTTAAATTAAAGCGAAGAATTCGACAGGTTGTCGTAAACAACTTCGAATATTTAATTTGAGATGCCAGGATATTACATTAAGGGTCGTCTATTAATTACGTAAAGGGTTATGAGGGGATAGGAGGATTGGGAATTCTAACGTGTcataaaatcaatttaattttcataaaacagTCTTACTATGAAGGGCATGGAGGGCGGCACATCTTCAAACTTGTCTTATGAAATTATTACTCCAAAAAATACCTTTAAATGCCTCTTGGATTGATTTTGCCCAAATTCCAAAGGAGTCCTGCCAGAAACGGTTCCAGGATTCAATTCTCAGGGTGCtcagttaaaaataaaaataaaaacttacgTTAAAATGCTTACCGCCAGAATTTCGATATTGCAACTGTAGTCTGTTGAAACCTAGTAAGTTGCCAACTACGTCAAAAAAGGATCCATAAAAGCAGAATgcaacctgaattcgattttaaGTCAATCAATTCCAACTCAATTACAATCATatacatattgaaaatttatataaatGCCTTGGAATATCtcaatgtttttgttttaaaatacgCTTTTAATTATGATGAAGGTGTGGCTTCCTAAAACTTTCAAATTTGTGTTCTAGATTTCTGCTATTGAAAGTTTAGAGCTAGTTTtaattcatcttcatcttatgATATTTTCGACGTTATGGAGGATGACGGAACTCAGTTTTACGAGTCGTATTCACATGGTGTCAAAATCTTAGTGTCGAACTTTATGTGCcttggatattttttcaaaaacgttcattggcgcaaatcaattttttgtagTTGGAAAATTAAATATACATGAAAATTTTTTCCCATAGGTTTTATATGGGGCAGTTTTAACTGCAAAATAGGGTTTTCtagaatttaatttgaaaaacaacCCTTAGTTTGAAGAACATGAATTTTCCTCTACACTATGTTTCAAAACGTTAAAGGTGTGAAAGTTCTGTCGGAATACTCAAGACCACGACGAAAAAAAACCGGAGGTGCACGTAACTTAAATAATAAACTAAAATTTAACACCATGATTCAAAAATAGgaatatttcacgagttttatcAAAGTTATGAATATTTCCGTGGGTATTGAGTTTGGGGTTATTCAAACACATTATGAAGGCTTACAAATAGATATGTGTCGCTACACAAAGTCGCTCAGTTGTTCGAACTTAAAACAAAAGTCGGATAATTTTCTAACCAAACCAATTCTTCCGTTTTCATGTCACgaatttgaacttttttaataaaataaagaaaagcGATCATTCTAGACAAGAATTGaaagttcaaaataatattaccTATAATAACCTATTATAGGTTTACGATTTTCGTAGGAATTCTATGGTCGATTTAAGCGATAAATAAATCCGGATGTCACAAGAAGTGGTGATGGAGATCAGGTGATCCGCCCATGCATTGTATTGTAAAATGTGCTCCTTAAgctaaaatggctgaaaactccttgaaacttgaaactatttcaaattcataaaatttgtctCAGAAAATCCAGCGGGCACTTTTCCTATTCATATTCATTTATGCGAAATAAATTGAGCATAATtgttataaattaaaaattattttatttttttatgaatttcttcttGAAATCCTTCAAAATATCTTCCACGGATTTCAAAAGGAGTTAGCTGAGAAAGTACATTAGGAATGTCACTGAAATTTTCCCATTTCCTGGTTTTCATCCGGAATAACATGAAATAACTGAAGATTCTCAACGAATTTCACCACACATTTTTCTACAGACAGCTTGAAAAATTCCTGCGATAACTAA is a genomic window containing:
- the LOC5573370 gene encoding calcineurin subunit B type 2 produces the protein MGNETSLPMELCSNFDADEIRRLGKRFKKLDLDNSGALSIDEFMSLPELQQNPLVQRVIDIFDADGNGEVDFKEFIQGVSQFSVKGDKLSKLKFAFRIYDMDNDGFISNGELFQVLKMMVGNNLKDTQLQQIVDKTIVFADKDEDGKISFDEFCSVVGNTDIHKKMVVDV